The Thermotoga caldifontis AZM44c09 genomic interval AACCCCATACTGAGCACCCTCAGATGGTTCAGGTCCGAATACGAAGCACACCTGCGCGGGATCTGTCCGAGCGGCTCGTGCACCGCTTTCAAGAAATACGTGATCGATGAAAAACTGTGCAAAGGTTGCGGCCTGTGCGCGCGCTCCTGTCCGAACGGCGCCATAAGTGGCGAGAGGGGAAAACCTTACGCGATAGACCCTGAAAAGTGCGTGAAGTGCGGACTGTGCGTTGAGAAGTGCAGATTCAAAGCCATCAAGGTCGCGTGACGGAGGTGATCAGAATGACGGTTTACGTGGACAACAGGCCGGTTGAGATAGATTCGAACGCGGAAAACCTGCTCGAGGCGCTCAGGAACGTCGGAATCGAGATACCGAATCTGTGCTACCTGTCAGAAACTTCCAGCTACGGCGCGTGCAGGATGTGCCTTGTGGAGGTCGATGGTCAGCTCGTCACCTCCTGCACGACGAAGCCGAGAGAGGGCATGCATATCAAAACGAACACACCAGAGATCCAGCAGTTGAGAAAAGGTATTCTCGAGCTCATACTCGCCAGCCACAACAGAGATTGCACCGTGTGTGAACGAAACGGCAGCTGCAAGCTGCAAAAGTACGCGGAAGACTTCGGGATCAGAAAGGTGCGTTTTGAAGAACTGCGAAAATTCCAGCACGTTGACGCCTCCGGTCCCATCGTGAGGGACTCGAGCAGGTGCATTCTGTGTGGAGACTGCGTGAGGATGTGCGAGGAAGTGCAGTCCGTCGGTGCGATAGATTTCGCGTACCGCGGCATAGAATCGCGCGTCACAACGGCCTTCGAAGCGAACCTCTCTGACACCGAGTGCGTCTACTGCGGTCAGTGCGTTTCCGTCTGTCCCACGGGCGCACTGTACGTGAGGAACGATACGGAAAAACTTTACGAAGCGCTGTCGAGCGGAAAGACCGTCATCGGCATGATCGCGCCCGCCGTGAGGGTGGCCATAGCGGAAGAATTCAAAATCGATAAAGATCCGTTCATCGCGGAGCGTTTGGTGAGCTTTCTCAAGCTGGTGGGATTCACGAAGGTCTTCGATGTGGCCTTCGGTGCCGACCTCGTGGCCTTCGAAGAGGCACACGAGCTCCTGGAACGCATCGAACGGAACGAGAAACTCCCGCTCTTCACCTCGTGCTGTCCCGCGTGGGTCAAGTACGTGGAACAGTTCTACCCAACGCTCACGAACAACCTGTCCAGCGTGAAATCTCCACAGCAAGCTCTTGGAACCATCGTGAAGAAGATCTACGCAAAGAAGATGAACCTCGATCCAGACAGGATCTATCTGGTGTCGTTCATGCCGTGCACAGCGAAGAAGTTCGAAGCCGAGCGAGAAGAACACAAGGGCATCGTCGATCTGGTGTTGACGAGTAGAGAACTGGCACAGCTCATCAAAGCGAGCCGAATCGATCTGAGCAAGCTCGAACCGCAGCCGTTCGATCGTCCCTACGGTGTCTCCTCACAGGGTGGACTCGATTTTGGAAAGAGCGGAGGGGTCCTTTCGAGCGTGATCAGTGTCATCAACGACGAAACAGGTGTCGAAAGGCAGGAGATTCTCGAGCTCGAAAAGGGAATAAGGCTCGCCGAAGTGAAGACGAAGGATGGAAGGACCATCAAAGGCTTGATAGTCTTCGGCCTATCGAGGGCGAGGAGGATCGTCAACGACATTCTCGAAGGTAGGCTCGACGTGGACGCAGTCGAGGTCATGGCGTGCAACTTCGGCTGTGTCGGTGGGGGAGGTCAGCCCTATCCGAACGACACGCAGGCGAGACAGAGCAGGGCGAAACAGTTGAAAGAGCTCGTCTCAGTGAAGAGTCTGATCTCGCCGTCCGAGAACTACCACATGAGAAAACTGTACGAAGAGGTCGAATCACTGCACGAACTGATCCACACGAGTTACAGGCCCAGGAAGCGCATCGTACATGAAGATGTCGAGGTGCTCCCTGCCGAGAACGGCGAGAAAGTCACAGTCAAAGTCTGCCTCGGAACTTCCTGCTACCTCAAAGGCTCGTACAGGCTACTCTCACAACTGATCGAGCTCGCGAAACGCAAAGACTATTCCAGCGTCGAGATAATGGGTACGTTCTGCCTGGAACATTGCGATCGTTCACCCAACGTGCTCGTGAATGATAAACTCGTGAGTGAGGCAGACCTCGAAAAGGTGGAAAGAGAAATTGAAAGACAGCTCAAGGAAAGAATTCGTGATGCTTCCCAGACCAACGTTTGAAAGATTGAAGCTGTACCACAGACTGCTCCTCGACGTGAAGGAGGAGTACATCTCCTCTGAAACGATGGCCAGAATGCTGAAACTCCAGCCTGAGCAAGTCAGGAAGGATCTGAGCTATCTCAGGACGACGGGAAAACCGAAGCTCGGTTACAGAGTCGAGGAGCTGAAGAAAGAACTGGACGAACTGTTCGCGGTCAAAAGAGAGACCGCGGTTGTGATAGTGGGGGCGGGCCGGCTCGGCTCCGCCCTCGCCAACTATCGAGGCTTCGCGAGGTATGGCATCGAGATCGTTGCGATCTTCGACAACGATCCGCAGAAGGTAGGCCAGTTCGTGTCTGACCTGGTCGTTCTGCCACTGAAGGATCTGAAACGCGTCGTGAAGAGGTTCAACGTTGAGATCGGTGTGATCTGCGTTCCCGAAGAATCCGCACAGGAGGTCGCGAACCTGCTCGTCGCGTGCGGTATCAAAGGCATCTGGAACTTCGCCCCGGTCCAGCTCGAGGTACCCGAGGACGTGGTCGTGGTGAACGAAGACATCACCCAGAGCCTGCTCACGCTGAAACATCTGCTCAATCTGAGACGTAGCAAAAGTTGATTGCGCGTGTTAAAACTTAACTGGGTGGACGTGTGTGGAACTGAACGTTCTGGGTACGAGCAAGGTGGCACTCGCCATCTGTCGAAGGCTCATCGAAAGATCCCACAGAGTCCGCTTCGTCGTATCGCGCTTTAGAGAGAAAGCCCAGCGCTTCGTCGAAGAACTGGGCACGGGTATCCCGACCGTTTATGAAGAAGTCGAAAGGCTCCTCGATGTGGTCTTCTTCGCCGTGCCGGATTCGGCCATCCTTCAAGTTTACGAGACGATCAAGAAAAAGATCCAACCTGGAGCTTGTCTGATACACTTCAGTGGCTTTCATTCCTCAAAGATCTTCAAAGATGCCGAAATTCTTGACTTCCACAGGGCGTCGATGCATCCGAACCTTTCTTTCGCTGATCCATCGGTCGCTTACAGCAAACTTCCAGACTGCATCTTCGGCGTTGAGGGAGACGAAGAGGGATTGAAAAAGGCGATAAAATTGGTTGAGGATATACCAAGCAGGTACGTTCTTCTGTCTGAGGATGGAAAGGCCATGTACCATCTCGCGGCGGTTCTTTGTTCGAACTTCGCGGTGGGACTCGCGGCACTCGCCGAGAAGATGTACGCAAAGAGTGGTATCAAAGATTCACGCGAGCTGATCAGCGTTCTCATGAACAGTGTGGCAGAGAACATCAGAATGAAAGGTGTGGCCGGTTCTTTGACAGGACCCGTTGCGAGGAAAGATTGGGAAGTGGTTCAGGAAGAAGGAAGACTGTTCAAGGAGACGTTCCCAGAGTTCGCCCAGCTCTACGATCAGATGGTCGAGCTCCTCGTGAGGATAAGGGAGGGAAACCTGTGAGCATGAACGTTCAGAAATTCATGTCTTTGAAAGGCAAGCAACCCATAGTGGTGATCACCGCCTACGATGCCCCGTTCGCCCGCATCGCGCACGAAGCCGGTGTCGACGCAATACTGGTTGGAGATTCTCTCGCGAACAACGTTCTTGGTTTTTCCGATACACTGCCCGCCACCATGGACGACATGATCAGGCACACGCAGGCCGTCAGGAGGGGTGCCCCGGACGCGTTCATAATCGGTGATATGCCTTTTCTCTCTTATCAATGCTCTTCAGACGAGGCGATCAGGAACGCGGGAAGGTTTTTGAAAGAAGGCGGTGCGAACGCGGTGAAGCTCGAAGGAGGTGCTGTTTTCGCACCCCTCATAAAGAGGATGGTCGAAAGTGGTATCCCCGTGATGGGGCATCTGGGCCTCACACCGCAATCTGTGAACGTTTTTGGCGGTTACAGGGTGCAGGGTAAAGACGAAAAAACCGCGAAGAAATTGCTCGAAGATGCGAAGGCACTCGAGGCGGCCGGGGTGTTCGCCATCGTTCTCGAGATGGTCGTGGAGGAGGTGGCGAAACAGATCACCGAGAGCGTGAGCGTACCAACGATCGGTATCGGTTCGGGCAGATACTGCGATGGACAGGTGCTCGTGCTGCACGACGTGCTCGGGTTGAACCCGGCCTTCCAGCCGAGGTTCGCAAAACGCTACGCGAATCTGCATGAGATCTCGCTGAAAGCGATCTCTCAGTACGCCGAAGAAGTGAGAAATAGAACGTTCCCCGCGGAAGGGAACGTGTTCAAACTGGGGGGAAGCTGAATGAAGATCCTCCACACGTCAGACTGGCACCTTGGACTGCAATCCTGGATCGGTTCCAAAGCCATCGACAGGCTCGAAGAGACCGAACGGGCGATTCACTTTCTCGTCGACCTTGCGGAAAAAGAGAAGGTCGACCTCGTGATCGTCGCAGGGGATGCGCTGCACAACAGGGTCAATCTGAGGATCGAAGCTCTGAACGTTCTGAGCGAAACCGTAGCGAAGTTCGCCTCGATCGCGCCCACCTTCGTGGTCTTCGGCAACCACGACTGGCAGGGGCTGAACCACTGGAAGACTTTCAATTTGAAGAACTTGTACATCGTGGAAAGGCCGGACACGGTTGAGCTTCAAGAAGCCGTTCTGTTCTTTTTACCGTACGTGGACTATCAGAGGCTTCTGGGGACAACGAGAGATCCCATCGCCGCGATGAGGGATTTTCTGGATTCCTATCTTGCCGATTTCAAAAGGTACGTCAAACCAGACAAGGCCAACGTTCTCGTTGCGCACGCCATGCTGGAAGGTTGCTTCGAATCCGAGAGGGAGAACAACATTCAGTACCAGCTCAAATCGAACAGCTTTCCCACGGATTTCGATTACGTGGCGCTCGGGCACGTGCACAATCAGATGCAGATCTCGCAGCAACCTGTCGGATGGTACTGTGGTTCGCCCATCGCTCTCGATTTCGGTGAGGAGAAAGATATAAAAGGCGCGTTGCTCGTTGAAATATCTCAAAGAACCATCGTTAAAGCGGTGAGGACGCCGCACGCAACCCTGAAGACCTTCGAGTACGAAGACTACAGCCTTTCGAACCTGAACAGGATAGAGTCCGATCTGGAAAACTTCTCTGGCTATGCACGCATACTGTTCAAATGTTCCCCTTCGAACGAGGTCAGGAAGCATCTGCTGGAACGGTACGAATCCGTCGTGAAGGTCGAATTCGAAACGGTGTGGGGGCAACAGGAATCGATCAGCGCACCGTCTGAGAGAAAGACTTTGATAGAGATGTACAGGGACTACGTCAAACAGAAGTATCCAGATTTCGAAGATGAAATGGTGAAGATCGTGGAAGAAATATTGAAGGAGGTCGAGCAAGCTGAGGCCACTCAGGATTGAGATCGAGAACTTTCTTGGTATAGAAAGCTGTGAGCTCGACTTCAAAGATGGCGTGTTCCTGATCGTCGGACAGAACGGGGCGGGGAAGTCTTCCCTGCTCGAGGCGATCGTTTTCTCACTCTACGGAGTCGGTGTTCGTTACGGAAAGAGGAGCCCCTTCGATTACGTTCGATCCGGAGCCGATCAGTGTACGGTGAAGTTTTCTTTCCTGAGGAAAGGGAAAAAGTACGAGGTGATCAGACGCATCAGGATGAGAGACAGGGTGAGCGAAGCGCTCCTCACCGTCAACGACAAGATCGTGGCCTCACAGCGTAGCCTGGTGGACGAAAAACTCAAAGAAGCCATGGAAACGAGTTACGAGAGCTTCATAAGCACCTTCCTGTTACCGCAGGGTATGGTCGCGAGCCTGCTCACCGCCACGCGTTCGAGGATCAACGAGGTGGTCTTCGACGTTCTGTTCGAAAAGAAGAAACTCACAAAGATCGTCGAAAAAGTCAGCGACGCGTTCAAGGATGCCCAGCACGAAAGGGACGAACTCCTGCGGAGGATCAACGATCTGAACAACGAGATAGAAAAGATCGAGTCTCACATCAGAGAGACTCCCCTCGAGACGCTGGAGAGAGAGATCAAAGTTCTGGAGAAAGAGCTGACACTGAAGGAAGAAAGGCTGAGGGAGATAGAGCAGGAGCTTCAGATACACCGGCAGATGGAAAGCTTCGAAAGGATGCTTCAGGCCAAGCTCGAAGAAAGACAGAACCTGCTCAGATCGATCGAAGAGGAAAAGAAGATATCCACCGCCAGATCGCTGGAATTGCCCTATCGGGAACTGCTCCACGCCTGTGAATCTCTCAACAGAGTCGAGAATGCCCTTGAAAGGCTCAGGGCGAGCCGAACGAAGATCCAGCAGGAAACACAGAGGTTGGAACAGGAGATCGAAAAGACCAGACTCGAACTGTACGAATGTGAGGGTACGGTTCAGAAAGTTCAAACACACATCGAGAAACTTTCGAAGA includes:
- a CDS encoding [Fe-Fe] hydrogenase large subunit C-terminal domain-containing protein, which produces MTVYVDNRPVEIDSNAENLLEALRNVGIEIPNLCYLSETSSYGACRMCLVEVDGQLVTSCTTKPREGMHIKTNTPEIQQLRKGILELILASHNRDCTVCERNGSCKLQKYAEDFGIRKVRFEELRKFQHVDASGPIVRDSSRCILCGDCVRMCEEVQSVGAIDFAYRGIESRVTTAFEANLSDTECVYCGQCVSVCPTGALYVRNDTEKLYEALSSGKTVIGMIAPAVRVAIAEEFKIDKDPFIAERLVSFLKLVGFTKVFDVAFGADLVAFEEAHELLERIERNEKLPLFTSCCPAWVKYVEQFYPTLTNNLSSVKSPQQALGTIVKKIYAKKMNLDPDRIYLVSFMPCTAKKFEAEREEHKGIVDLVLTSRELAQLIKASRIDLSKLEPQPFDRPYGVSSQGGLDFGKSGGVLSSVISVINDETGVERQEILELEKGIRLAEVKTKDGRTIKGLIVFGLSRARRIVNDILEGRLDVDAVEVMACNFGCVGGGGQPYPNDTQARQSRAKQLKELVSVKSLISPSENYHMRKLYEEVESLHELIHTSYRPRKRIVHEDVEVLPAENGEKVTVKVCLGTSCYLKGSYRLLSQLIELAKRKDYSSVEIMGTFCLEHCDRSPNVLVNDKLVSEADLEKVEREIERQLKERIRDASQTNV
- a CDS encoding redox-sensing transcriptional repressor Rex; amino-acid sequence: MLPRPTFERLKLYHRLLLDVKEEYISSETMARMLKLQPEQVRKDLSYLRTTGKPKLGYRVEELKKELDELFAVKRETAVVIVGAGRLGSALANYRGFARYGIEIVAIFDNDPQKVGQFVSDLVVLPLKDLKRVVKRFNVEIGVICVPEESAQEVANLLVACGIKGIWNFAPVQLEVPEDVVVVNEDITQSLLTLKHLLNLRRSKS
- a CDS encoding Rossmann-like and DUF2520 domain-containing protein, with the protein product MELNVLGTSKVALAICRRLIERSHRVRFVVSRFREKAQRFVEELGTGIPTVYEEVERLLDVVFFAVPDSAILQVYETIKKKIQPGACLIHFSGFHSSKIFKDAEILDFHRASMHPNLSFADPSVAYSKLPDCIFGVEGDEEGLKKAIKLVEDIPSRYVLLSEDGKAMYHLAAVLCSNFAVGLAALAEKMYAKSGIKDSRELISVLMNSVAENIRMKGVAGSLTGPVARKDWEVVQEEGRLFKETFPEFAQLYDQMVELLVRIREGNL
- the panB gene encoding 3-methyl-2-oxobutanoate hydroxymethyltransferase, which encodes MNVQKFMSLKGKQPIVVITAYDAPFARIAHEAGVDAILVGDSLANNVLGFSDTLPATMDDMIRHTQAVRRGAPDAFIIGDMPFLSYQCSSDEAIRNAGRFLKEGGANAVKLEGGAVFAPLIKRMVESGIPVMGHLGLTPQSVNVFGGYRVQGKDEKTAKKLLEDAKALEAAGVFAIVLEMVVEEVAKQITESVSVPTIGIGSGRYCDGQVLVLHDVLGLNPAFQPRFAKRYANLHEISLKAISQYAEEVRNRTFPAEGNVFKLGGS
- a CDS encoding metallophosphoesterase family protein is translated as MKILHTSDWHLGLQSWIGSKAIDRLEETERAIHFLVDLAEKEKVDLVIVAGDALHNRVNLRIEALNVLSETVAKFASIAPTFVVFGNHDWQGLNHWKTFNLKNLYIVERPDTVELQEAVLFFLPYVDYQRLLGTTRDPIAAMRDFLDSYLADFKRYVKPDKANVLVAHAMLEGCFESERENNIQYQLKSNSFPTDFDYVALGHVHNQMQISQQPVGWYCGSPIALDFGEEKDIKGALLVEISQRTIVKAVRTPHATLKTFEYEDYSLSNLNRIESDLENFSGYARILFKCSPSNEVRKHLLERYESVVKVEFETVWGQQESISAPSERKTLIEMYRDYVKQKYPDFEDEMVKIVEEILKEVEQAEATQD